One window of the Pseudomonas sp. S04 genome contains the following:
- a CDS encoding ABC transporter permease subunit: MSTPTPSVAVDQSLLYPSPYKEFWQAFSKNKGAVAGLMFMLLVIFCAIFAPWVAPHNPSEQYRDFLLTPPAWLEGGQLQFLLGTDELGRDLLSRLIQGSRLSLMIGLSSVVMSLIPGILLGLFAGFFPRLLGPTIMRLMDIMLALPSLLLAVAIVAILGPGLINTVIAIAIVSLPSYVRLTRAAVMGELNRDYVTAARLAGAGLPRLMFITVLPNCMAPLIVQATLSFSSAILDAAALGFLGLGVQPPTPEWGTMLASARDYIERAWWVVSLPGLTILLSVLAINLMGDGLRDALDPKLKNAA; the protein is encoded by the coding sequence ATGAGTACTCCAACACCCTCGGTAGCAGTCGATCAAAGCCTGCTGTATCCGTCCCCGTACAAAGAATTCTGGCAAGCGTTCTCCAAAAACAAAGGCGCCGTTGCCGGCCTGATGTTCATGTTGCTGGTGATCTTCTGCGCGATCTTCGCGCCCTGGGTTGCCCCGCATAACCCCAGCGAGCAGTACCGCGACTTCCTGCTGACCCCGCCGGCCTGGCTCGAAGGCGGGCAACTGCAGTTCCTGCTCGGTACCGATGAACTGGGGCGCGACCTGCTGTCGCGCTTGATCCAGGGTTCGCGCCTGTCGCTGATGATCGGCTTGTCGTCGGTGGTGATGTCGTTGATCCCGGGGATCCTGCTGGGCCTGTTCGCCGGCTTCTTCCCGCGGCTTCTAGGCCCGACCATCATGCGCCTGATGGACATCATGCTGGCCCTGCCCTCCTTGCTGCTGGCCGTGGCGATTGTCGCCATCCTCGGCCCTGGCCTGATCAACACCGTGATCGCCATCGCCATCGTGTCCCTGCCGTCCTACGTGCGCCTGACCCGCGCCGCGGTGATGGGCGAGCTGAACCGTGACTACGTGACGGCCGCGCGCCTGGCCGGTGCCGGCCTGCCCCGCCTGATGTTCATCACCGTGCTGCCCAACTGCATGGCTCCGCTGATCGTCCAGGCGACCCTGAGTTTCTCCTCGGCAATTCTCGATGCCGCCGCCCTGGGCTTCCTCGGCCTCGGCGTGCAACCGCCAACCCCGGAGTGGGGCACCATGCTGGCCTCGGCCCGCGACTACATCGAACGCGCCTGGTGGGTGGTAAGCCTGCCTGGCTTGACCATTTTGCTCAGCGTGCTGGCAATCAACTTGATGGGCGACGGCCTGCGCGATGCGCTGGACCCGAAACTCAAGAACGCCGCCTGA
- a CDS encoding ABC transporter permease subunit, producing the protein MLSFIARRLGLLIPTFFGITLLTFALIRMIPGDPVEVMMGERRVDPEMHAQAMERLGLNKPLYAQYLDYIGKLAQGDLGESLRTRESVWSEFTSLFPATLELSMAALLFAGILGLLAGVIAALKRGSLFDHGVMGISLAGYSMPIFWWGLILIMFFSVSLGWTPVSGRIDLLYDIEPVTGFMLIDTLLADDTGAFLDALHHLILPAIVLGTIPLAVIARMTRSSMLEVLREDYIRTARAKGLSPSRVVFVHGLRNALIPVLTVVGLQVGTLLAGAVLTETIFSWPGIGKWLIEAIGARDYPVVQNGILLIACLVILVNFVVDILYGFANPRIRHQR; encoded by the coding sequence ATGCTGAGTTTTATTGCCCGCCGACTGGGGTTGTTGATCCCCACCTTTTTCGGCATCACCCTGCTGACTTTCGCGTTGATTCGCATGATTCCTGGCGACCCTGTGGAAGTCATGATGGGCGAACGCCGGGTCGACCCCGAAATGCACGCTCAGGCAATGGAACGCCTTGGCCTGAACAAGCCGCTGTATGCCCAGTACCTGGACTACATCGGCAAACTGGCCCAGGGCGACCTCGGTGAATCGCTGCGCACCCGTGAAAGTGTCTGGAGCGAGTTCACTTCGCTGTTCCCCGCGACCCTCGAACTGTCCATGGCTGCCCTGCTGTTCGCCGGGATCCTCGGTTTGCTGGCCGGGGTGATCGCGGCCCTCAAGCGCGGATCGCTGTTCGACCATGGGGTGATGGGCATCTCCCTGGCCGGGTATTCGATGCCGATCTTCTGGTGGGGCCTGATCCTCATCATGTTCTTCTCGGTGTCTCTGGGCTGGACCCCGGTTTCCGGACGGATCGACCTGCTCTACGACATCGAGCCGGTCACCGGTTTCATGCTGATCGACACCCTGCTGGCCGATGACACGGGCGCATTCCTCGACGCCCTGCACCACCTGATCCTGCCGGCCATCGTGCTCGGCACCATCCCGCTGGCGGTGATCGCGCGGATGACCCGCTCCTCGATGCTCGAAGTGCTGCGCGAGGACTACATCCGCACCGCACGGGCCAAAGGCCTGTCGCCGTCGCGCGTGGTGTTCGTCCACGGCCTGCGCAACGCGCTGATTCCGGTACTGACCGTGGTCGGCCTGCAGGTCGGCACGCTGCTGGCCGGTGCAGTCCTGACCGAGACCATCTTCTCCTGGCCCGGCATCGGCAAATGGCTGATCGAAGCCATCGGCGCCCGGGACTACCCCGTCGTACAAAACGGCATCCTGTTAATCGCCTGCCTGGTGATCCTGGTCAACTTCGTGGTGGACATCCTCTACGGCTTTGCCAACCCACGCATCCGTCATCAGCGCTGA
- a CDS encoding ABC transporter substrate-binding protein has translation MRKTTTLKTMIAAGLILGSGFTHAASNLVFCSEGSPAGFDPGQYTTGTDFDASAETVFNRLSQFERGGTKVIPGLATRWDVSPDGLTYTFHLRDGVKFHTTDYFKPTRDFNADDVLFTFKRMLDKDMPFRKAYPTEFPYFTDMGMHENITQVEKVDDHTVKFTLKGVDAAFIQNMAMSFASIQSAEYADQLLKQGKAQDINQKPIGTGPFVFSKYQKDAQIRYKGNKDYWKPEDVKIDNLIFAITTDASVRMQKLKKNECQITSFPRPADIKPLQEDKNLKMPSQPGFNLGYIAYNFTRKPFDQLQVRQALDMAVNKQAIIDAVYQGAGQLAVNGLPPTQWSYDETIKDADYNPQKAKELLKAAGVKEGTALNLWAMPVQRPYNPNARLMAEMLQADWAKIGIKANIVSYEWGEYIKRAHAGEQDIMLIGFTGDNGDPDNWLGTLYTCNAVNGNNFSKWCNDGYDKLVGAAKATADVEQRTALYKQAQHLLKAQVPMTPVAHSTVYQPMRASVQNFQISPFGLSSFYGVYNQQ, from the coding sequence ATGCGCAAAACAACCACGCTCAAGACCATGATTGCCGCCGGCCTGATCCTCGGCTCCGGCTTCACCCACGCCGCCAGCAACCTGGTGTTCTGTTCCGAAGGTAGCCCTGCTGGCTTCGACCCAGGCCAATACACCACGGGGACCGACTTCGACGCCTCAGCCGAAACTGTCTTCAACCGTCTTTCGCAATTTGAACGTGGCGGGACCAAGGTCATCCCGGGGCTGGCAACCCGCTGGGACGTTTCTCCCGACGGCCTGACCTACACCTTCCACCTGCGTGATGGGGTCAAGTTCCACACCACCGACTACTTCAAGCCGACTCGCGACTTCAACGCCGACGACGTGCTGTTCACCTTCAAGCGCATGCTCGACAAGGACATGCCGTTCCGCAAGGCCTACCCCACCGAGTTCCCCTACTTCACCGACATGGGGATGCACGAAAACATCACCCAGGTCGAAAAAGTCGACGACCATACCGTCAAGTTCACCCTCAAGGGTGTCGACGCAGCCTTCATCCAGAACATGGCCATGAGCTTCGCCTCGATCCAGTCGGCCGAATATGCCGACCAGTTGCTCAAGCAAGGCAAGGCCCAGGACATCAACCAGAAGCCGATCGGCACTGGCCCGTTCGTGTTCAGCAAGTACCAGAAAGACGCCCAGATTCGCTACAAGGGCAACAAGGATTACTGGAAGCCTGAAGACGTGAAGATCGACAATCTGATCTTCGCCATCACCACCGACGCCTCGGTGCGCATGCAAAAGCTGAAAAAGAACGAATGCCAGATCACCTCCTTCCCGCGCCCGGCCGATATCAAGCCGCTGCAGGAAGACAAGAACCTCAAGATGCCTAGCCAACCAGGCTTCAACCTTGGCTATATCGCCTACAACTTCACCCGCAAGCCGTTCGACCAGCTCCAAGTACGCCAGGCGCTAGACATGGCGGTAAACAAGCAAGCCATCATCGACGCCGTTTACCAGGGCGCCGGCCAGTTGGCCGTCAACGGCCTGCCGCCGACCCAGTGGTCCTACGACGAGACCATCAAGGATGCCGACTACAACCCGCAAAAGGCCAAGGAGTTGCTCAAGGCTGCAGGCGTCAAAGAAGGCACGGCACTCAACCTCTGGGCCATGCCGGTGCAGCGCCCCTACAACCCCAACGCCAGGTTGATGGCCGAAATGCTCCAGGCCGACTGGGCCAAAATCGGCATCAAGGCCAACATCGTCAGCTACGAATGGGGCGAGTACATCAAGCGCGCCCACGCCGGCGAGCAGGACATCATGTTGATTGGCTTCACTGGCGATAACGGTGACCCAGACAACTGGCTGGGCACCCTCTACACCTGCAACGCGGTCAACGGCAACAACTTCTCCAAGTGGTGCAATGATGGCTACGACAAGTTGGTAGGGGCCGCCAAGGCCACCGCCGATGTGGAGCAGCGCACCGCGCTGTACAAACAAGCGCAGCACCTCCTGAAAGCGCAGGTGCCGATGACCCCGGTCGCCCACTCCACGGTCTACCAGCCGATGCGCGCCAGTGTGCAAAACTTCCAGATCAGCCCTTTCGGGCTCAGCAGCTTCTACGGCGTCTACAACCAGCAGTGA
- a CDS encoding helix-turn-helix domain-containing protein produces MTVEQIGERLRRYRRAANKTLNQVATETGLTASFLSQAERNLTGVSISSLAKIASALGIPLNSLFEQPPQPQPDSHQGQRVRYTVGSQPLVYERLSSSFPGNLINAMKMTMAVGYQSELISHEGAEFTYVLSGQIVYTIEGHTYPLGPGGSVHFDSTKHHSIANSGDDVAEVLVVTTMGGLLDDHPAT; encoded by the coding sequence ATGACCGTAGAACAGATCGGGGAACGGTTGCGCCGCTACCGCCGTGCCGCCAACAAGACCCTGAACCAAGTCGCCACTGAAACAGGCCTCACCGCCAGCTTCCTGTCCCAAGCGGAGCGTAACCTCACTGGCGTGTCCATCTCCTCGCTGGCGAAAATCGCAAGTGCCTTGGGCATTCCGCTCAATTCCCTGTTCGAACAGCCTCCCCAGCCCCAGCCTGACTCCCACCAGGGCCAGCGTGTGCGGTACACGGTGGGCAGCCAGCCGTTGGTCTACGAGCGCCTGTCCAGCAGCTTTCCCGGTAACCTGATCAACGCGATGAAGATGACCATGGCGGTGGGCTACCAGTCCGAACTCATCTCCCACGAAGGCGCAGAGTTTACCTATGTGCTCTCCGGGCAGATCGTCTACACCATCGAAGGCCACACCTACCCGCTCGGCCCGGGGGGATCGGTGCATTTCGACTCCACCAAGCACCATTCCATCGCCAACTCTGGCGACGATGTTGCCGAAGTGCTGGTTGTCACCACCATGGGCGGCCTGCTCGACGACCACCCCGCGACTTGA
- a CDS encoding M24 family metallopeptidase — translation MTVGVGGKTAEQALAGLTKMTAGMQPIGLDEYLSRIAKAQSLMLEQGIAALYLNAGSNLYYFTGVKWNPSERMVGAVLPANGPLAYIAPAFEEGTIRDFREVDGVIHGWQEHESPYRLLLDMLAGMGIADDAVVGLCPSLAFCMFEAIRRLESRLEFIDASCVINLCRYHKSATELALMQRAKDMTLQVHKAAASILRAGISTTEVAEFIREAHRKVGAPGSTFCIVLFGEASAFPHGVKHAQVLKDGDMVLIDTGCLLHGYQSDITRSYVFGTPSDRQRALWNLEKAAQLAAFDAARLGEPCQAVDAAARLSLEVAGLGPDYQLPGLPHRTGHGIGLDIHEGPYLVRGDQTPLAEGMCFSNEPMICVPGEFGIRLEDHFYMTATGPRWFTQPSHSVDDPFGLQA, via the coding sequence ATGACAGTCGGTGTTGGTGGCAAAACTGCGGAACAGGCGCTGGCCGGCCTGACGAAGATGACTGCGGGCATGCAGCCCATCGGCCTCGACGAATACCTGTCACGTATTGCCAAGGCCCAGAGCCTGATGCTTGAGCAGGGCATTGCTGCCCTCTATCTGAACGCCGGCAGCAACCTGTACTACTTCACCGGAGTGAAGTGGAATCCGAGCGAGCGCATGGTCGGTGCCGTGCTGCCCGCCAACGGCCCGCTGGCCTATATCGCCCCGGCTTTTGAAGAGGGCACCATCCGCGACTTCCGCGAAGTGGATGGGGTTATCCATGGTTGGCAGGAGCATGAGAGTCCTTACCGCCTGCTGCTCGACATGCTCGCTGGAATGGGCATCGCCGACGACGCAGTGGTGGGCCTATGCCCGTCCCTGGCGTTCTGCATGTTCGAGGCAATCCGCCGCCTCGAATCGCGCTTGGAGTTCATAGACGCTTCCTGCGTGATCAACCTGTGTCGCTATCACAAGAGCGCTACAGAATTGGCGCTGATGCAGCGCGCCAAAGACATGACCTTGCAAGTGCACAAGGCTGCCGCCAGCATCCTGCGCGCAGGTATCAGCACCACCGAGGTTGCCGAGTTCATCCGCGAGGCGCACCGCAAGGTGGGCGCGCCGGGTTCGACCTTCTGCATCGTGCTGTTCGGCGAGGCCAGCGCCTTCCCCCATGGGGTGAAACACGCGCAGGTGCTCAAGGACGGCGACATGGTGCTGATCGACACGGGCTGCCTGCTACACGGCTACCAGTCGGATATCACTCGCAGTTACGTGTTCGGCACCCCGAGCGACCGCCAGCGCGCGCTGTGGAACCTGGAAAAGGCCGCCCAGTTGGCTGCCTTCGACGCCGCCCGCCTGGGCGAACCCTGCCAGGCGGTGGATGCCGCCGCACGGCTTAGCCTGGAAGTCGCCGGTCTCGGCCCGGACTATCAGTTGCCCGGCCTGCCGCACCGCACCGGACATGGCATCGGCCTGGACATTCACGAGGGTCCCTACCTGGTGCGCGGTGATCAGACGCCGCTGGCCGAGGGCATGTGCTTCTCCAATGAACCGATGATTTGTGTGCCTGGCGAGTTCGGCATTCGCCTGGAGGACCATTTCTACATGACCGCCACTGGCCCGCGCTGGTTTACCCAGCCGAGCCACTCCGTGGACGACCCGTTCGGGTTGCAGGCCTGA
- a CDS encoding aromatic ring-hydroxylating oxygenase subunit alpha produces MYPKNTWYVACTPDEIAEKPLGRQICGEKIVFYRGHEGRVAAVENFCPHRGAPLSLGYVENGNLVCGYHGLVMGCDGKTVEMPGQRVRGFPCNKTYAVEERYGFIWVWPGEQDKADPALIHHLQWAVSDEWAYGGGLFHIGCDYRLMIDNLMDLTHETYVHASSIGQKEIDEAAPVTTVQGDEVVTARHMQNIMAPPFWRMALRGNNLADDVLVDRWQICRFSPPSHVLIEVGVAHAGKGGYDAEPQHKAASIVVDFITPEADTSIWYFWGMARNFNPHDEALTASIREGQGKIFSEDLDMLEQQQKNLLANPERNLLKLNIDAGGVQSRRVLERIIARERTPAVELITSVK; encoded by the coding sequence ATGTATCCGAAGAACACCTGGTATGTCGCCTGTACCCCCGACGAGATCGCCGAGAAGCCCCTGGGGCGGCAAATATGCGGTGAGAAAATCGTTTTCTATCGCGGCCATGAAGGGCGTGTTGCCGCCGTCGAGAATTTTTGCCCGCATCGCGGCGCTCCCTTATCGCTTGGCTATGTCGAGAACGGCAACCTGGTCTGCGGCTACCACGGCCTGGTGATGGGCTGTGACGGCAAGACCGTCGAAATGCCGGGGCAGCGCGTACGGGGCTTTCCGTGCAACAAGACCTATGCCGTTGAAGAGCGTTACGGTTTTATCTGGGTCTGGCCTGGGGAACAGGACAAGGCCGACCCTGCGCTGATCCACCATCTGCAATGGGCGGTCAGCGATGAGTGGGCCTATGGTGGTGGGCTGTTCCATATCGGCTGCGACTATCGCCTGATGATCGATAACCTGATGGACCTGACCCACGAAACCTACGTGCACGCTTCCAGCATTGGCCAGAAGGAAATCGATGAAGCGGCACCGGTCACCACCGTTCAGGGTGACGAAGTGGTCACCGCGCGGCACATGCAAAACATCATGGCGCCGCCGTTCTGGCGCATGGCCCTGCGGGGTAACAACCTGGCCGACGACGTGCTGGTGGACCGTTGGCAGATCTGCCGCTTCAGCCCGCCCAGTCACGTATTGATCGAGGTGGGGGTGGCCCATGCCGGCAAGGGCGGTTACGACGCCGAGCCGCAACACAAAGCCGCGAGCATCGTGGTCGACTTCATTACACCGGAAGCCGACACCTCGATCTGGTACTTCTGGGGTATGGCACGCAACTTCAATCCGCATGACGAAGCGCTGACCGCAAGCATCCGTGAGGGCCAGGGCAAGATCTTCAGCGAAGACCTCGACATGCTCGAGCAACAGCAGAAAAACCTGCTGGCCAACCCTGAGCGCAACTTGCTCAAGCTCAATATCGATGCCGGTGGCGTGCAGTCCAGGCGAGTGCTGGAGCGCATCATCGCCCGAGAGCGGACCCCGGCGGTCGAGCTGATCACCTCGGTCAAATAG
- a CDS encoding PDR/VanB family oxidoreductase has translation MIEVVVTSRNNEALDICSYELTCAQGGELPGFTAGAHIDVHLPGGLIRQYSLCNHPQERHRYQISVLKDAASRGGSQCMHEQVNSGDRLYISEPRNLFPLVAEARRSLLFAGGIGITPILCMAEQLADSGADFELHYCARAGDRAAFVERLKGSPFADRVHLHFDQDPDSRLDAASVLAGPAPDLHLYVCGPSGFMQHVLDSARLQGWSEAQLHREYFAAAPVDTSADGSFQVKLGSSGRVFDIPADKTVVQVLESHGVEIAISCEQGVCGTCLTRVLEGVPEHRDLFLTEEEQAANDQFTPCCSRSRSALLVLDL, from the coding sequence ATGATTGAAGTCGTCGTGACATCCCGCAACAACGAAGCGCTGGATATTTGTAGCTACGAGCTGACCTGTGCCCAGGGTGGGGAGCTGCCCGGCTTCACTGCCGGCGCCCACATCGATGTGCACTTGCCTGGCGGGCTGATCCGTCAGTACTCACTGTGCAATCACCCGCAAGAGCGCCATCGCTACCAGATCAGCGTACTCAAGGACGCAGCCTCGCGCGGTGGTTCCCAGTGCATGCATGAGCAGGTCAACAGCGGCGATCGGCTGTACATCAGCGAGCCGCGTAATCTATTCCCGTTGGTGGCTGAAGCGCGGCGCAGCCTGTTGTTCGCCGGCGGTATCGGCATCACCCCGATTCTCTGCATGGCCGAGCAACTGGCCGACAGCGGTGCCGATTTCGAATTGCATTACTGCGCGCGCGCCGGCGACCGTGCGGCTTTTGTCGAACGACTCAAGGGGTCACCCTTTGCCGACCGCGTGCACCTGCATTTTGATCAAGACCCCGATTCGCGCCTGGATGCGGCCAGCGTTCTCGCCGGTCCGGCACCGGACTTGCACCTGTATGTCTGTGGTCCTTCAGGCTTCATGCAGCATGTGCTCGACAGCGCCAGGCTCCAGGGCTGGAGTGAAGCGCAGTTACACCGTGAATATTTCGCCGCAGCGCCGGTGGATACCAGTGCCGATGGGTCGTTCCAGGTGAAGCTTGGCAGTAGCGGCCGGGTGTTCGACATTCCGGCCGACAAGACGGTGGTCCAGGTGCTGGAAAGTCACGGTGTCGAGATCGCGATCTCCTGTGAGCAGGGTGTTTGTGGAACCTGCCTGACCCGTGTGCTGGAAGGGGTGCCCGAGCACCGTGACCTGTTTCTCACCGAAGAGGAGCAAGCTGCCAATGATCAGTTCACACCCTGCTGTTCGAGATCCAGATCGGCGTTGCTGGTGCTGGACCTCTGA
- a CDS encoding GntR family transcriptional regulator — translation MSKPGQMVLVALRKMIASGELAAGERLMEIPTADRFGVSRMPVRMAFLTLEQEGLLVRHGGRGYQVRSVSADDIAGAVEVRGVLEGLAARQSAERGLSEQARAALHECLVQGDALFDKGYVTEEDLEAFHDLNMRFHQVIVESSANPAIAEALARNDHRPFASVSALAFDREDMAREYRRFNFAHMQHHSVVDALVSRQGARAEAIMREHANATLRYAEVFGASGTSSEGIKVIARGE, via the coding sequence ATGAGTAAACCCGGTCAAATGGTGCTAGTGGCACTGCGCAAAATGATTGCCTCGGGCGAACTGGCGGCGGGCGAACGGCTGATGGAGATTCCGACGGCGGATCGCTTCGGCGTCTCGCGCATGCCGGTACGCATGGCTTTCCTGACCCTCGAACAGGAAGGCTTGCTGGTACGCCACGGCGGACGGGGTTATCAGGTGCGCTCGGTGAGTGCCGACGATATTGCCGGCGCCGTGGAAGTGCGTGGGGTGCTGGAGGGGCTGGCCGCCCGGCAGAGTGCCGAACGTGGCTTGAGCGAGCAAGCGCGGGCGGCACTGCATGAATGCCTGGTGCAAGGCGATGCACTGTTCGACAAAGGCTACGTGACAGAAGAAGACCTTGAGGCGTTTCATGACCTCAACATGCGCTTTCACCAGGTGATCGTCGAAAGCAGCGCCAACCCGGCCATCGCCGAAGCCCTGGCGCGCAATGACCATCGTCCCTTCGCTTCAGTGTCGGCGCTGGCTTTCGATCGCGAGGACATGGCACGCGAATACCGGCGCTTCAATTTCGCGCATATGCAACACCACTCGGTGGTCGACGCGCTGGTCAGTCGCCAGGGTGCTCGCGCCGAAGCCATCATGCGCGAACATGCCAATGCGACCCTGCGTTATGCCGAGGTGTTCGGTGCGAGCGGCACCAGTAGCGAAGGGATTAAAGTGATCGCGCGCGGCGAATGA
- a CDS encoding OprD family porin, with protein sequence MTRSPLPPRALLGGAILIALLPSAHAEDGGFFEDSKTSLVLRNYYFNRDFNDPGASKSKIEEWAQGAILKFNSGYTPGVLGFGLDGIAMLGLKLDSGPQRSGSELLPVHDDGRSADDYGRIGVAAKMRLSATELMLGELMPDIPLLRYDDGRLLPQTFQGTMLVSRELPGLNLQAGQYTDVSLRNSSNMQDLSAWAAPTVMSDGFNYMGAEYRFNQQQTLVGAWHSQLEDIYQQSYLNLLHKQQFADWTLGANLGYFIDKEDGSARIGNVQSHTAYGLFSAKLGGHTLYLGLQKVSGDTAWMSVYGSSGRTLGNDMFNGNFSNADERSWQARYDYDFAAAGIPGLLLMTRYGHGENATTKAGTDGKEWERDTEVSYTLQSGPLKSLSVRVNNATNRRSFNSDFDQTRIIINYPLSL encoded by the coding sequence ATGACTCGCTCCCCCCTCCCTCCCCGGGCCTTGCTCGGCGGTGCAATCCTGATCGCCCTCCTACCTTCAGCGCATGCTGAGGACGGTGGCTTTTTCGAGGATTCCAAGACCAGCCTGGTGCTGCGAAATTACTACTTCAATCGTGATTTCAACGATCCGGGCGCCAGCAAGAGCAAGATAGAAGAATGGGCCCAAGGCGCTATCCTCAAGTTCAATTCTGGCTATACCCCTGGCGTGCTCGGTTTTGGCCTTGACGGTATCGCGATGCTTGGCCTCAAGCTCGACAGCGGCCCACAACGCAGCGGTTCGGAACTGCTTCCGGTGCACGACGACGGACGCTCCGCCGACGATTACGGGCGCATTGGCGTGGCCGCCAAAATGCGCCTATCCGCCACAGAACTGATGCTCGGCGAGCTCATGCCGGACATCCCGCTGCTGCGCTACGATGACGGCCGCCTGCTGCCACAGACCTTTCAGGGCACCATGCTGGTGTCCCGAGAGTTGCCGGGACTGAACCTGCAAGCAGGTCAATACACCGACGTGAGCTTGCGCAATTCCTCGAACATGCAAGACCTCTCGGCGTGGGCAGCCCCCACCGTGATGTCGGACGGTTTCAACTACATGGGCGCCGAATACCGCTTCAACCAACAACAAACCCTGGTCGGCGCCTGGCACTCGCAACTCGAAGACATCTATCAGCAAAGCTATCTGAACCTGCTGCATAAACAGCAGTTCGCTGACTGGACCCTCGGCGCGAACCTGGGCTATTTCATCGACAAGGAAGACGGCAGCGCACGGATCGGCAATGTGCAAAGCCACACCGCCTACGGGTTGTTCTCAGCCAAACTTGGCGGCCACACCCTGTACCTGGGCCTGCAGAAGGTCAGCGGTGACACCGCCTGGATGTCGGTATATGGCAGTAGCGGGCGAACCCTGGGCAATGACATGTTCAACGGTAATTTCAGCAACGCCGACGAACGCTCCTGGCAGGCTCGATATGATTACGATTTCGCTGCCGCCGGGATCCCCGGCCTGTTGCTGATGACCCGCTACGGTCACGGCGAAAACGCCACCACCAAGGCCGGCACCGATGGCAAGGAATGGGAGCGCGACACTGAAGTCAGCTACACCCTGCAGAGCGGTCCACTGAAAAGCCTGAGCGTGCGCGTCAACAACGCCACCAACCGTCGCAGCTTCAACAGTGACTTCGATCAGACCCGCATCATCATCAACTACCCGCTGTCACTCTGA
- a CDS encoding MFS transporter — protein MTVALKNVVDERPMASFQWLAVGICIVLNMIDGFDVLVMAFTASSVSAEWGLNGAQIGLLLSAGLFGMAAGSLFIAPWADRFGRRPLILFCLLLSGGGMLLSALSQTPVQLALLRGLTGLGIGGILASSNVIASEYANKRWRGLAVSLQSTGYALGATFGGLLSVWLLTHFGWRSVFIFGGAVTLAVIPLVLMYLPESLDFLLARRPDNALARINRLAARLGQPPLRELPAALSAPTSGHGRLAQLLSPASRRTTLLIWLLFFLVMFGFYFVMSWTPKLLVSAGLSAQQGISGGVLLSVGGIFGAALIGALASRWRLTRVLSLFMLATAGLLVLFVDSASSVSMALGLGLLIGLFANGCVAGLYALSPIVYDASVRATGVGWGIGIGRIGAILSPTVAGLLLDSGWQPLHLYGVFAVVFVIAAAVLLLLRPEAKQQPDAQFSQA, from the coding sequence ATGACTGTCGCGCTGAAGAACGTGGTAGATGAACGGCCGATGGCGTCGTTCCAGTGGTTGGCCGTGGGTATCTGTATTGTCCTGAACATGATCGATGGGTTCGACGTGCTGGTGATGGCCTTCACGGCTTCCTCGGTCTCTGCCGAATGGGGTCTGAACGGCGCGCAGATCGGGCTGTTGTTAAGTGCCGGGTTGTTTGGCATGGCGGCCGGCTCTCTGTTTATTGCACCGTGGGCGGATCGCTTTGGTCGTCGACCATTGATTCTGTTTTGCCTGCTGCTCTCGGGGGGCGGCATGCTGTTGTCAGCGCTGAGCCAGACGCCCGTGCAACTGGCGCTACTGCGTGGGCTGACCGGCCTGGGAATCGGCGGGATCCTGGCCAGCAGCAACGTGATTGCCAGTGAATACGCCAACAAACGCTGGCGTGGGTTAGCGGTGAGCCTGCAATCCACCGGTTATGCCCTGGGTGCGACCTTCGGTGGCCTGCTTTCAGTATGGCTGTTGACGCACTTTGGCTGGCGCTCGGTATTCATCTTCGGTGGTGCCGTAACCCTGGCGGTGATTCCGCTGGTGCTGATGTATTTGCCCGAATCGCTGGACTTTCTGCTCGCCCGCCGCCCCGACAACGCCTTGGCACGTATCAATCGCCTGGCCGCCCGCCTCGGTCAGCCACCACTGCGCGAGCTGCCCGCCGCCCTCTCGGCGCCGACTTCAGGCCACGGGCGCTTGGCGCAGTTGCTCTCACCGGCGTCACGGCGCACGACCCTGCTGATCTGGCTGCTGTTCTTCCTGGTGATGTTCGGCTTCTATTTCGTGATGAGCTGGACACCCAAGCTGCTGGTATCGGCAGGGCTATCGGCACAGCAAGGGATCAGCGGCGGCGTGTTGCTGAGCGTCGGCGGTATTTTCGGCGCAGCCCTGATTGGTGCCCTGGCCTCGCGCTGGCGCCTGACCCGTGTGCTGTCGCTGTTCATGCTGGCTACGGCAGGTTTGCTGGTGCTGTTCGTTGACTCGGCCTCATCAGTATCCATGGCCCTCGGACTGGGTCTGTTGATCGGGCTGTTTGCCAATGGCTGCGTGGCGGGCTTGTACGCGCTGTCACCGATTGTCTATGACGCTTCGGTACGAGCAACTGGCGTCGGCTGGGGCATCGGTATCGGGCGGATCGGCGCGATTCTGTCGCCGACCGTGGCCGGCCTGTTGCTCGATAGCGGCTGGCAGCCACTGCATCTGTATGGGGTGTTTGCTGTGGTTTTCGTCATCGCCGCAGCCGTGCTGCTACTACTGCGACCTGAAGCCAAACAGCAACCTGACGCCCAATTCAGCCAGGCTTGA